From a region of the Pectobacterium aquaticum genome:
- the wzzE gene encoding ECA polysaccharide chain length modulation protein, translated as MKSENLSTGNALIDNELDIRGLFRLLWRGKVWPIAIGLLFAVVALGYSYLVKQEWSATAITDKPTVNMLGGYYSQQQFLRNLDARSFSTPQPEQPSISADAYDEFIMQLAAYDTRRDFWLQTDYYKQRLEGDERSDAALLDELVNNIQFTPRDDGKKTNDSVKLVAETATDSNTLLRQYMAFASQRAADHLNEEIKGAWAARTIFLKSQIKRQEAVAKAIYDREVRSVELALKIAQQQGISRSQTDTPTDEIPASEMFLLGRPMLQARLETLQTSGPHYELDYDQNRAMLATLNVGLTLEGSFQTYRYLRTPEEPVKRDSPRRAFLMVMWGAIGALVGAGVALARRPR; from the coding sequence ATGAAATCAGAGAATTTGTCTACCGGGAATGCGTTGATTGATAACGAGCTGGATATCCGTGGGTTATTTCGCCTGCTGTGGCGTGGTAAGGTGTGGCCGATAGCGATTGGCCTGCTTTTTGCCGTTGTCGCACTAGGCTATTCCTATTTGGTGAAACAGGAGTGGAGCGCGACAGCGATTACCGATAAGCCGACGGTCAATATGCTGGGCGGGTATTATTCGCAGCAGCAATTCCTGCGCAACCTCGACGCCCGATCTTTTTCTACGCCTCAGCCCGAGCAACCGTCTATTTCGGCTGATGCTTATGATGAATTCATCATGCAATTAGCGGCTTACGATACTCGCCGCGATTTCTGGTTGCAGACTGACTATTATAAGCAGCGCCTAGAAGGTGATGAGAGATCGGATGCCGCTCTGTTGGATGAACTGGTCAACAATATCCAGTTTACGCCGCGTGACGATGGGAAAAAAACCAATGATTCCGTGAAGCTGGTGGCGGAAACTGCTACGGATTCCAACACGCTGCTTCGTCAGTATATGGCGTTTGCCAGCCAGCGCGCCGCTGATCACCTGAATGAAGAGATTAAGGGGGCCTGGGCGGCCAGAACCATTTTCCTGAAGTCGCAGATCAAGCGTCAGGAAGCGGTAGCAAAAGCGATTTACGACCGCGAAGTCCGCAGCGTTGAACTGGCATTGAAAATCGCTCAGCAGCAAGGTATTAGCCGTAGCCAGACGGATACGCCAACAGATGAAATCCCCGCATCGGAAATGTTCCTGCTCGGCAGGCCGATGCTTCAAGCCCGACTGGAAACGTTGCAGACCAGCGGCCCGCACTATGAACTGGATTACGATCAAAATCGCGCGATGTTGGCGACGCTGAACGTCGGCCTAACGCTTGAGGGCAGTTTCCAGACATATCGTTATTTGCGTACGCCGGAAGAACCGGTGAAGCGTGACAGCCCACGTCGGGCATTCCTGATGGTGATGTGGGGGGCGATTGGCGCGCTAGTGGGTGCGGGTGTTGCCTTGGCTCGTCGTCCGCGCTAA
- the wecB gene encoding non-hydrolyzing UDP-N-acetylglucosamine 2-epimerase, translating into MKVLTVFGTRPEAIKMAPLVHALAQDGAFESRICVTAQHREMLDQVLRLFDITPDYDLDIMRPGQGLSEISCRILSGLEPVMTEFKPDLVLVHGDTTTTLATSLAAFYQRIPVGHVEAGLRTGNLYSPWPEEANRKLTGHLAMYHFAPTENSRQNLLREHLSDRHIFVTGNTVIDALFWVRDRILGDASLRRNLDEKYAFLDDNKKLILVTGHRRESFGGGFERICNALADIARRHPDVQIVYPVHLNPNVSEPVNRILSSIDNVMLIAPQDYLPFVYLMNRSYMILTDSGGIQEEAPSLGKPVLVMRDTTERPEAVEAGTVKLVGTEVASIVDAVSMLLTDEEAYQAMSRAHNPYGDGQACQRIVDALKNRQERF; encoded by the coding sequence GTGAAAGTATTGACTGTTTTCGGCACCCGGCCGGAAGCCATAAAAATGGCGCCGCTGGTTCATGCCTTGGCTCAGGATGGAGCCTTTGAATCGAGAATTTGCGTAACAGCCCAGCACCGGGAGATGCTGGATCAGGTGCTGCGTTTGTTCGATATTACGCCGGATTACGATCTGGATATTATGCGACCGGGACAGGGACTCAGTGAGATATCCTGCCGGATTTTATCAGGACTGGAGCCCGTTATGACGGAGTTCAAACCGGATCTGGTGTTGGTGCACGGCGATACCACCACGACGTTGGCAACCAGTCTGGCGGCTTTTTATCAGCGTATTCCCGTCGGTCACGTAGAAGCGGGATTACGTACTGGCAATTTGTACTCGCCCTGGCCGGAAGAGGCTAACCGCAAATTGACCGGGCATTTGGCGATGTACCATTTCGCCCCGACGGAAAACTCTCGCCAAAATTTACTGCGTGAGCATCTGTCTGATCGGCATATTTTTGTGACGGGTAATACAGTCATTGATGCGCTGTTCTGGGTGCGCGATCGTATTCTCGGGGATGCCTCGCTACGTCGCAACCTCGACGAGAAATATGCCTTTTTAGACGATAACAAGAAGCTGATTCTGGTGACTGGACACCGACGCGAAAGTTTTGGCGGCGGTTTTGAACGTATTTGCAACGCGCTGGCGGATATTGCCCGCCGACATCCTGACGTGCAAATTGTGTATCCGGTTCATCTGAATCCTAACGTCAGCGAGCCCGTGAATCGTATCCTGAGCAGCATTGATAATGTGATGCTGATTGCGCCGCAGGACTATCTGCCTTTCGTGTATCTGATGAATCGTTCTTACATGATTTTGACCGACTCTGGCGGCATTCAGGAAGAAGCCCCGTCATTAGGCAAGCCTGTATTGGTGATGCGTGATACGACAGAGCGGCCGGAGGCGGTGGAAGCCGGTACGGTCAAGCTGGTGGGTACGGAAGTGGCGAGCATTGTCGATGCGGTATCTATGCTGTTGACGGATGAAGAGGCGTATCAGGCAATGAGTCGAGCCCATAATCCTTATGGCGATGGACAAGCCTGTCAACGCATCGTTGATGCTTTAAAAAATCGCCAGGAGCGATTTTAA
- the rhlB gene encoding ATP-dependent RNA helicase RhlB: MSKTHLTEQKFSDFALHPQVIEALESKGFHNCTPIQALALPLALSGRDVAGQAQTGTGKTLAFLASTFHYLLSHPANAGRQTNQPRALIMAPTRELAVQIHSDAEALSQATGLKLGLAYGGDGYDKQLKVLESGVDILIGTTGRLIDYAKQNHINLGAIQVVVLDEADRMYDLGFIKDIRWLFRRMPAASQRLNMLFSATLSYRVRELAFEQMNNAEYVEVEPEQKTGHRITEELFYPSNEEKMRLLQTLLEEEWPDRCIIFANTKHRCEDVWGHLAADGHRVGLLTGDVAQKKRLRILEEFTQGNLDILVATDVAARGLHIPSVTHVFNYDLPDDCEDYVHRIGRTGRAGQSGFSISLACEEYALNLPAIETYIGHGIPVSKYNSDALMNDLPAPKRLTRPPRSNNGPRRHNAPRRSGAPRNNRKRAE, translated from the coding sequence ATGAGCAAAACACACTTAACTGAACAGAAGTTTTCCGACTTCGCCCTGCACCCGCAGGTTATCGAAGCTCTTGAAAGTAAAGGGTTTCATAACTGTACGCCTATTCAGGCGTTAGCTCTGCCATTGGCTTTGTCAGGGCGTGATGTTGCGGGTCAGGCGCAAACCGGTACCGGCAAGACGCTGGCTTTTCTTGCGTCTACTTTCCATTATCTGCTTTCACACCCTGCAAATGCAGGGCGTCAGACCAACCAGCCACGTGCTTTAATTATGGCCCCAACCCGTGAACTGGCTGTCCAGATTCACTCTGATGCAGAAGCGCTGTCTCAGGCAACTGGGCTAAAATTAGGTTTAGCCTACGGTGGCGACGGCTACGACAAACAGCTTAAAGTGCTGGAAAGCGGCGTTGATATTCTGATCGGCACCACCGGTCGCCTGATCGACTACGCCAAACAGAACCATATCAATCTCGGCGCGATTCAGGTTGTCGTGCTGGACGAAGCCGATCGCATGTACGATCTCGGCTTCATCAAAGACATTCGCTGGCTATTCCGCCGCATGCCCGCAGCGTCACAGCGCCTGAACATGCTCTTTTCCGCTACGCTCTCCTACCGGGTGCGTGAACTCGCGTTTGAACAGATGAATAACGCCGAGTATGTGGAAGTCGAACCAGAACAGAAAACCGGCCACCGTATTACAGAAGAACTGTTTTATCCGTCCAACGAAGAAAAAATGCGCCTGCTGCAGACGCTGCTGGAAGAAGAGTGGCCGGACCGCTGCATTATTTTCGCAAATACCAAGCATCGCTGCGAAGACGTCTGGGGCCATCTGGCTGCCGACGGCCATCGCGTTGGACTACTGACGGGCGACGTCGCGCAGAAAAAACGTCTGCGTATTCTGGAAGAATTTACCCAGGGTAATCTGGATATTCTGGTGGCAACGGACGTTGCAGCTCGCGGTTTGCACATTCCTTCCGTGACCCACGTTTTCAACTACGATCTGCCGGATGACTGCGAAGACTACGTTCACCGTATTGGTCGTACGGGCCGTGCGGGACAAAGCGGATTCTCTATCAGCTTGGCCTGTGAAGAGTACGCGCTGAATCTCCCAGCTATCGAAACCTATATCGGTCACGGTATCCCGGTCAGCAAATACAACAGTGACGCGCTGATGAATGATTTACCTGCGCCGAAGCGTTTAACGCGTCCACCGCGTTCCAATAATGGCCCGCGCCGACACAATGCGCCGCGCCGCAGCGGAGCGCCCCGTAATAACCGTAAACGAGCGGAATAA
- the trxA gene encoding thioredoxin TrxA, translated as MSDKIIHLTDDSFGTKVLQAEGAILVDFWAEWCGPCKMIAPILDEIAEEFEGKLTVTKLNIDENPATAPKYGIRGIPTLLLFKNGEVAATKVGALSKGQLKEFLTANL; from the coding sequence ATGAGCGATAAAATAATTCACCTGACTGATGACAGCTTCGGCACGAAAGTATTGCAAGCTGAGGGCGCAATCTTGGTTGATTTCTGGGCTGAGTGGTGTGGTCCTTGCAAAATGATCGCTCCTATTCTGGATGAAATTGCCGAAGAGTTTGAAGGTAAACTGACGGTTACCAAACTGAACATCGATGAAAACCCAGCGACTGCCCCGAAATATGGTATTCGTGGTATCCCTACTCTGCTGCTGTTTAAAAACGGCGAAGTCGCTGCGACGAAAGTCGGCGCACTGTCCAAAGGGCAACTGAAAGAGTTCCTGACGGCAAATCTGTAA
- the rho gene encoding transcription termination factor Rho translates to MNLTELKNTPVSELITLGENMGLENQARMRKQDIIFAILKQHAKSGEDIFGDGVLEILQDGFGFLRSADSSYLAGPDDIYVSPSQIRRFNLRTGDTISGKIRPPKEGERYFALLKVNEVNYDKPENARNKILFENLTPLHANSRLRMERGNGSTEDLTARVLDLASPIGRGQRGLIVAPPKAGKTMLLQNIAQSIAYNHPDCVLMVLLIDERPEEVTEMQRLVKGEVVASTFDEPASRHVQVAEMVIEKAKRLVEHKKDVIILLDSITRLARAYNTVVPASGKVLTGGVDANALHRPKRFFGAARNVEEGGSLTIIATALVDTGSKMDEVIYEEFKGTGNMELHLARKIAEKRVFPAIDYNRSGTRKEELLTTSEELQKMWILRKIIHPMGETDAMEFLINKLAMTKTNDEFFDMMKRS, encoded by the coding sequence ATGAATCTTACCGAATTAAAGAATACGCCAGTTTCTGAGTTAATTACTCTTGGCGAAAATATGGGACTGGAAAACCAGGCCCGCATGCGCAAACAGGATATTATCTTCGCTATTCTGAAACAGCATGCCAAAAGCGGCGAGGATATTTTCGGCGATGGTGTGCTGGAGATATTGCAGGATGGCTTCGGCTTTCTTCGCTCCGCAGACAGCTCCTACCTCGCAGGCCCCGATGATATCTACGTTTCTCCCAGCCAAATCCGCCGTTTTAACCTTCGCACTGGTGACACTATTTCTGGCAAAATTCGTCCGCCGAAAGAAGGTGAACGCTACTTTGCACTGCTGAAAGTTAACGAAGTCAACTACGACAAACCTGAAAATGCCCGCAACAAGATCCTGTTCGAAAACTTAACGCCGCTGCACGCAAACTCTCGTCTGCGTATGGAACGTGGTAATGGTTCGACAGAAGATCTAACGGCGCGTGTGCTGGATCTGGCTTCGCCGATCGGCCGTGGTCAACGTGGTCTGATCGTTGCACCGCCAAAAGCGGGTAAAACCATGCTGCTGCAGAACATCGCGCAGAGCATCGCTTACAACCATCCTGATTGCGTGCTGATGGTACTGCTGATTGACGAACGTCCGGAAGAAGTGACCGAGATGCAGCGTCTGGTGAAAGGCGAAGTGGTTGCGTCAACGTTTGACGAACCCGCTTCTCGTCACGTTCAGGTTGCTGAAATGGTGATCGAAAAAGCGAAGCGTCTGGTTGAGCATAAGAAAGACGTTATCATCCTGCTGGACTCTATTACTCGTCTGGCGCGTGCTTACAACACCGTGGTTCCGGCTTCGGGCAAAGTGTTGACCGGTGGTGTGGATGCTAACGCCCTGCATCGTCCGAAGCGTTTCTTCGGTGCGGCGCGTAACGTTGAGGAAGGCGGTAGCCTGACAATCATTGCCACTGCGCTGGTTGATACCGGTTCTAAGATGGATGAAGTGATTTACGAAGAATTTAAAGGTACAGGTAATATGGAACTGCACCTGGCGCGTAAAATTGCAGAAAAACGCGTGTTCCCAGCGATTGATTACAACCGTTCTGGTACGCGTAAAGAAGAACTGCTTACCACCTCTGAAGAATTGCAGAAGATGTGGATTCTACGCAAGATCATCCACCCAATGGGTGAGACCGATGCGATGGAGTTTCTCATCAACAAGTTGGCGATGACGAAAACCAACGATGAATTCTTCGATATGATGAAACGTTCATAA
- the wecA gene encoding UDP-N-acetylglucosamine--undecaprenyl-phosphate N-acetylglucosaminephosphotransferase, giving the protein MNLLTMSTELLFIFLFSLGFIFFARSIAGKIGLVDRPNYRKRHRGLVPLVGGISVYAGICFTYFITDQYIPNFRLYLLCAGVLVFIGMLDDRFDISVKIRAVVQALVAVVMMAFAGLTLHSLGYIFGPWQMGLGPFGYLVTLFAVWAAINAFNMVDGIDGLLGGLSCVSFGAMGILLYLSGHMNLALWCFAMIAATLPYILLNLGMFGRRYKVFMGDAGSTMIGFTAIWLLIQTTQGPQHPINPVTALWIIAIPLIDMIAIMYRRLRKGMSPFSPDRQHIHHLMMRAGFSPRQAFVLITLAAALLASVGVLGEHFFFIPEWFMLALFLLAFLLYGYCLKRAWRVARFIKRIKRRMRHSDEEKQSS; this is encoded by the coding sequence GTGAACTTACTCACTATGAGTACCGAATTACTATTTATTTTCTTGTTTTCTCTTGGCTTTATTTTTTTTGCTCGCAGCATCGCGGGTAAAATAGGGCTTGTCGATCGTCCCAACTACCGTAAACGCCATCGGGGGCTTGTGCCTCTGGTTGGTGGTATCTCCGTGTATGCAGGTATCTGCTTTACCTACTTTATTACCGATCAATATATCCCCAATTTCCGTCTTTACCTGCTATGCGCGGGCGTGCTGGTGTTTATCGGCATGCTGGACGATCGTTTTGATATCAGCGTGAAAATTCGTGCTGTTGTGCAGGCGCTTGTCGCCGTGGTGATGATGGCGTTTGCTGGCTTGACGCTACATAGTCTGGGATACATTTTTGGCCCATGGCAGATGGGGCTGGGGCCGTTTGGCTATCTGGTCACGCTGTTTGCCGTTTGGGCGGCGATCAATGCGTTCAATATGGTGGATGGGATCGATGGGTTGCTCGGCGGGTTGTCCTGCGTCTCATTTGGGGCGATGGGCATTTTGCTGTACCTAAGTGGCCACATGAATCTGGCATTGTGGTGTTTTGCCATGATTGCGGCGACGTTGCCTTATATTTTGCTTAACCTCGGCATGTTTGGACGGCGCTACAAGGTCTTTATGGGCGATGCGGGTAGTACGATGATTGGCTTTACGGCTATCTGGCTCTTGATTCAAACGACGCAAGGCCCCCAGCACCCAATTAATCCGGTTACTGCCCTGTGGATTATCGCGATCCCATTGATTGATATGATCGCCATTATGTATCGGCGCTTGCGCAAAGGGATGAGTCCGTTCTCGCCTGACCGACAACATATCCATCATTTAATGATGCGGGCTGGTTTTTCTCCCCGCCAGGCGTTTGTGCTGATTACGCTTGCTGCCGCCTTGTTGGCTTCGGTCGGCGTGTTGGGAGAACACTTCTTTTTTATACCCGAATGGTTCATGTTGGCATTATTCTTGCTTGCATTTCTATTGTATGGCTACTGCCTGAAACGAGCATGGCGGGTCGCCCGTTTTATCAAGCGAATCAAACGGCGTATGCGGCATTCCGATGAGGAAAAGCAGTCATCCTGA
- the ppx gene encoding exopolyphosphatase, giving the protein MLSSSSLYAAIDLGSNSFHMLVTRETAGSIQTLAKIKRKVRLAAGLDKQNRLSQEAMQRGWQCLQLFSERLQDIPQDQVRVVATATLRLATNADEFLQRAQEILGLPIQVISGEEEARLIYQGVAHTTGGPDARLVVDIGGGSTELATGIGAKATQLISLPMGCVTWLDRYFSDRNLEAGNFERAEQAARDMLRPVATSLREQGWQICVGASGTVQALQEIMVAQGMDEYITLPKLRQLKEHAIQCDKLEELEIDGLTLERALVFPSGLAILLAIFQELDIKTMTLAGGALREGLVYGMLHLPVDQDIRHRTLATLQRRYLLDTEQAKRVSTLADNFLQQVARDWQLDSRCRELLRSACLVHEIGLSIDFRQSPQHAAYLIRHSDLPGFTPAQKKLLATLLQNQINPVDLMPLSQQNALPVNQAQRLCRLLRLAIIFASRRRDDTLPAVRLRVEGEALRLILPAGWLAQHPLRTEMLEQESRWQSYVHWPLMLEETPA; this is encoded by the coding sequence ATGCTGAGCTCTTCTTCACTTTACGCTGCCATCGATCTCGGCTCGAACAGCTTCCATATGCTGGTCACCCGGGAAACCGCAGGCAGCATTCAGACGCTGGCGAAAATAAAGCGTAAAGTCCGCCTTGCGGCAGGGCTGGATAAACAGAATCGGCTCTCGCAGGAAGCGATGCAGCGTGGCTGGCAGTGTCTACAACTGTTCTCCGAACGGTTGCAGGACATTCCGCAGGATCAGGTGCGCGTCGTCGCGACCGCAACCCTGCGTCTGGCAACGAACGCTGACGAGTTTCTGCAACGGGCTCAGGAAATTCTGGGCTTGCCGATTCAAGTTATCAGCGGTGAAGAAGAAGCACGCTTGATTTATCAAGGTGTGGCACATACGACAGGTGGCCCAGATGCGCGTCTGGTCGTGGATATTGGCGGTGGCAGTACCGAACTGGCAACGGGAATCGGCGCAAAAGCGACCCAGTTGATCAGCCTCCCGATGGGATGTGTAACCTGGCTGGATCGCTATTTCAGCGACCGCAATCTGGAAGCCGGTAACTTTGAACGCGCTGAACAGGCGGCACGTGACATGCTGCGTCCTGTCGCGACTTCTCTGCGCGAGCAGGGCTGGCAAATTTGCGTCGGTGCTTCCGGCACAGTCCAGGCGCTACAGGAAATTATGGTCGCGCAGGGAATGGATGAATACATTACTCTGCCGAAGCTCAGACAGCTTAAAGAGCATGCGATTCAGTGCGATAAGCTGGAAGAATTGGAAATTGATGGCCTGACGCTGGAACGCGCGCTGGTTTTCCCCAGTGGATTAGCCATCCTGCTGGCGATCTTCCAGGAACTCGATATCAAAACGATGACGCTGGCCGGAGGCGCGCTGCGTGAAGGACTGGTCTATGGCATGCTGCATCTGCCCGTCGATCAGGATATTCGTCACCGTACGTTAGCAACACTGCAGCGCCGCTATCTGCTGGATACCGAACAGGCTAAACGCGTTAGCACACTGGCGGACAACTTTCTGCAGCAGGTTGCCCGTGACTGGCAGTTAGATAGCCGATGTCGCGAGTTACTGCGCAGCGCCTGTCTGGTTCATGAAATTGGTTTGAGCATCGATTTTCGCCAATCGCCCCAGCATGCAGCCTACTTGATTCGCCATAGCGATCTCCCTGGCTTTACACCCGCCCAGAAGAAATTGTTAGCTACGCTCCTGCAAAACCAGATTAACCCTGTCGATTTAATGCCGCTCAGCCAGCAAAATGCGCTGCCGGTCAATCAGGCACAGCGCCTTTGCCGCCTGTTGCGTCTGGCGATTATTTTTGCCAGCCGCCGCCGCGATGACACGCTGCCAGCCGTACGATTGCGCGTAGAAGGCGAAGCATTGCGTTTGATTCTGCCCGCTGGCTGGCTGGCTCAGCACCCGTTACGGACAGAAATGCTGGAACAGGAAAGCCGCTGGCAGAGCTACGTACACTGGCCGCTGATGCTGGAAGAAACCCCCGCTTAA
- the rffG gene encoding dTDP-glucose 4,6-dehydratase, which translates to MALKRILITGGAGFIGSALVRYILTETQDSVVVVDKLTYAGNLSSLAPVADSSRFAFEQVDICDRAELDRVFTAYQPALVMHLAAESHVDRSIDGPAAFIETNIVGTYTMLEAARHYWQNLADADKRAFRFHHISTDEVFGDLHGTDDLFTETTPYAPSSPYSASKASSDHLVRAWLRTYGFPTVITNCSNNYGPYHFPEKLIPLVILNAVAGKPLPVYGDGAQIRDWLFVEDHARALYKVVTEGEIGETYNIGGHNERKNIEVVQTICALLEELAPKKPAGVEHYRDLITYVKDRPGHDMRYAIDAGKIERELGWRPEETFETGMRKTVSWYLNNEKWWRSVQDGSYTGERLGLSD; encoded by the coding sequence ATGGCGTTGAAACGTATTTTAATTACCGGTGGTGCAGGATTTATTGGTTCGGCGTTGGTCAGATACATTCTGACGGAAACGCAGGACAGCGTCGTTGTTGTTGATAAGCTGACCTATGCGGGCAACCTGTCATCGCTGGCTCCCGTTGCTGATAGCTCACGCTTCGCGTTCGAGCAGGTGGATATCTGCGATCGTGCTGAATTGGACCGTGTCTTTACGGCTTACCAGCCTGCGCTAGTGATGCATCTGGCGGCAGAAAGCCACGTCGATCGCTCTATCGATGGCCCTGCGGCGTTTATCGAAACCAATATTGTCGGCACCTATACCATGCTGGAAGCGGCACGCCACTACTGGCAGAACCTGGCTGATGCCGATAAGCGTGCGTTCCGTTTTCACCATATCTCCACCGATGAAGTGTTTGGTGACCTGCACGGGACGGACGATCTGTTTACAGAAACCACGCCTTATGCACCAAGTAGCCCTTATTCCGCATCGAAAGCCTCCAGCGACCACCTTGTTCGCGCCTGGCTGCGCACCTACGGGTTCCCGACGGTTATCACCAACTGCTCGAATAACTACGGTCCTTACCATTTCCCTGAGAAGCTGATTCCGCTGGTGATCCTGAATGCGGTCGCGGGCAAACCGTTACCGGTTTACGGTGACGGTGCGCAAATCCGCGATTGGCTGTTTGTCGAAGATCACGCTCGCGCACTGTACAAAGTGGTGACAGAAGGCGAAATCGGCGAAACGTACAACATCGGCGGCCACAACGAACGGAAAAACATTGAAGTCGTGCAGACCATTTGTGCGTTGCTAGAAGAACTGGCGCCGAAGAAACCCGCTGGTGTGGAACATTACCGCGATCTCATCACCTACGTGAAAGACCGCCCCGGTCACGATATGCGTTACGCGATCGATGCCGGGAAAATTGAACGTGAGCTGGGCTGGCGTCCAGAAGAAACGTTTGAGACGGGCATGAGAAAAACCGTCAGTTGGTATCTGAATAATGAAAAATGGTGGCGCAGCGTGCAGGATGGTTCTTATACCGGCGAACGTTTAGGGTTGAGCGACTAA
- the wecC gene encoding UDP-N-acetyl-D-mannosamine dehydrogenase, giving the protein MSFTTISVIGLGYIGLPTAAAFASRQKKVIGIDVNKLAVETINRGEIHIVEPDLDALVNVAVEKGYLQAMTKPVPADAFLIAVPTPFKGDHEPDLAYVQAAAASIAPVLKKGDLVILESTSPVGATEQMAEWLADARADLTFPQQVGETADINIAYCPERVLPGQVVVELIKNDRVIGGMTPVCSARASELYKIFLEGECVVTNSRTAEMCKLTENSFRDVNIAFANELSLICAEQNINVWELIRLANRHPRVNILQPGPGVGGHCIAVDPWFIVAQNPQQARLIHTARLVNDGKPLWVVDRVKAAVADYLAQTDKRASEVTVACFGLAFKPDIDDLRESPAVGITSMIAQWNTGVTLAVEPNVKHLPSVLAGQVKLVDTGRALKEADVLVMLVDHRQFKVINPEDVKQQWVIDTKGVWR; this is encoded by the coding sequence ATGAGCTTTACTACCATTTCCGTAATCGGTTTGGGCTACATCGGTTTACCCACCGCCGCGGCGTTTGCGTCGCGCCAGAAAAAAGTCATCGGTATCGATGTGAACAAACTGGCGGTCGAAACCATTAATCGCGGCGAAATCCATATCGTCGAGCCCGATCTGGATGCGTTGGTCAACGTGGCAGTGGAAAAGGGTTACCTCCAGGCGATGACAAAGCCTGTGCCAGCCGATGCGTTCCTGATTGCCGTTCCTACCCCTTTCAAAGGCGATCACGAACCCGATCTGGCCTATGTTCAGGCGGCTGCGGCGTCCATCGCGCCTGTGCTGAAGAAAGGCGATCTGGTGATTCTGGAGTCGACATCCCCGGTGGGCGCGACCGAGCAAATGGCCGAGTGGCTAGCCGACGCGCGCGCGGATTTGACGTTTCCGCAGCAGGTGGGGGAAACGGCGGATATCAATATTGCCTATTGTCCAGAACGTGTGCTGCCGGGACAGGTTGTGGTCGAGCTGATTAAAAACGATCGCGTGATTGGCGGCATGACCCCAGTGTGCTCTGCTCGCGCCAGTGAACTGTACAAAATCTTTCTTGAAGGTGAGTGTGTGGTGACTAACTCCCGCACCGCCGAAATGTGCAAGCTGACGGAAAACAGCTTCCGTGACGTCAATATTGCTTTTGCCAATGAGCTCTCGCTGATTTGTGCCGAACAAAACATTAACGTATGGGAACTTATCCGATTGGCAAACCGCCATCCCCGCGTCAATATCCTGCAACCTGGCCCTGGCGTCGGCGGACACTGCATTGCGGTCGACCCCTGGTTCATCGTGGCGCAGAATCCGCAGCAGGCCCGGTTGATTCATACCGCCAGATTGGTGAACGATGGCAAACCGCTCTGGGTGGTGGATCGCGTAAAAGCAGCCGTGGCGGATTATCTGGCGCAAACGGATAAACGCGCGAGCGAGGTTACGGTGGCCTGCTTTGGGCTGGCGTTCAAGCCCGATATTGACGATCTGCGTGAAAGCCCTGCGGTGGGTATCACGTCCATGATTGCACAGTGGAATACTGGCGTGACGTTAGCCGTCGAACCGAATGTCAAACACCTGCCGTCCGTGTTGGCCGGACAGGTAAAGCTGGTCGATACCGGCCGTGCATTAAAAGAAGCCGATGTGCTGGTCATGTTGGTTGATCACCGTCAGTTTAAAGTGATTAACCCAGAAGATGTGAAACAACAGTGGGTTATTGATACCAAAGGAGTATGGCGTTGA